TCGTCTTTGTATATGCTTGGCTTCGGCTGTAAAAGTGGTTTGCCTGAGCTTTGTTGTTTGCCAAGTCGTAAATTTTTCCGAGGTAGAAAAATGCAGATTCCTTATCGTCGTTGTCACCTTGACGGGAAATTTTTTCGAGCAATCGGATGGACTCGTCTACTTCACCCTTCATTTCGAAGAGGTAAATGGCTTCTTGGAGTTGCGAAGCCATCTTGTTTGCCATCGCTTGACTAGAAAACAAAGTGCAGAGGGCGAGGATTGTCAGAACCCACGCCTTGCTAAAGATGTTTCCTTTTTGCAAGTGATTACGCATCGAACTTGTAGCCTGCTCCACGGATAGAAAGGATGATTTTCGGATTTGCCTGGTCGTCTTCGAGTTTACGCCTCAAGTTCACGATATGGTTGTCAATCGTGCGTGTTGAAGGCATATTCTCGGGAGTGTAGCCCCAGAGATCCTGCAACAAATCTTCGCGCAAGACGACTTCGCCACGACGCTGCCAGAAATATTTGAGGATCTGGAATTCTCGTGTGGATAGCTCCAGCGGAACGCCTGCCTTTGTAGCGACGAATTTCTTGAAGTCCAAGTGGATGTCGGCAAAATCGACGGCATCGACAGATGCGAGCTGCTTTGTCGGGGTTGCTTGTGCCTGCAAGTCGATACGGCGGAGGAACGCCTTCACGCGAGCCAAAAGTTCTAGAATTGAGAACGGCTTTGTCACGTAGTCATCGGCGCCCATGTCGAGCCCTGCGACTTTGCTCGTTTCTTCGGTCTTTGCGGTAAGCATGATGATGATGCATTCCGGGTGCTTCTTGCGAATGATGCGGCAGACTTCAAAACCGCTCTTCTTGGGGAGCATCACGTCCAGCAAAATGAGGTGCGGCTGGAACGAGTCTGTCTTTGCTATGGCTTCTTCGCCGTCGCATGCCGTTTCGACTTCATAGTTTTCGAGCTCGAAGTTATCCTGGAGCCCAAGCCGGATGATTTCTTCGTCTTCAACAATGAGGATTCTGTGTTGCTGCATAATCATTCTGCCTTTTTGAATCTTACGGTGAAAGTGGAGCCCTTGCCGGGTTTGCTGGTGAGTGAGATGGTTGCCTTGTGCGTTTCTGCCACGCGTTTGACGATGGCAAGCCCAAGTCCGGAACCTTT
The DNA window shown above is from Fibrobacter sp. UWB16 and carries:
- a CDS encoding response regulator transcription factor, giving the protein MQQHRILIVEDEEIIRLGLQDNFELENYEVETACDGEEAIAKTDSFQPHLILLDVMLPKKSGFEVCRIIRKKHPECIIIMLTAKTEETSKVAGLDMGADDYVTKPFSILELLARVKAFLRRIDLQAQATPTKQLASVDAVDFADIHLDFKKFVATKAGVPLELSTREFQILKYFWQRRGEVVLREDLLQDLWGYTPENMPSTRTIDNHIVNLRRKLEDDQANPKIILSIRGAGYKFDA